The Humulus lupulus chromosome 3, drHumLupu1.1, whole genome shotgun sequence genome window below encodes:
- the LOC133825086 gene encoding uncharacterized protein LOC133825086: MAKLICKRLALVLPDLVQPNQGAFVKGRSIAHNIMIFQDLIKNYGRTSTSSRCAIKIDLSKAYDTVDWEFLDDLLKALRFPMKFIGWVMSCVRNTSYSLLMNGRIQGNFKGEKGLRQDDLLLFCKGSISAIRSVKEVLDEFVAATGLSINSGKSHIFFGGVTSNDRTRIAQEINLTKGTFPLKYLGVPMRPTKWRHEYCERSKIHIPSWQKVCLPKAYGGLGFRDGGSWNRAVLAKYVWAISAKPDLLWVKWINSIYLKGVNIWNYELKADCSWYWRKLCHLKDRFNPAAILSVGAQGKFQSSKLYNILLDQQRVDYYRTVWSKLILPKHRFMLWLVVNSQLLTRDNLSRLHVHINTLICPVCERYPESHSHLFFDCILSKVVVKSVFEWLGFDAWPIEFNSWMVWLARARIGVSAAIVNMDFAAVIYSIWRNRNRCFHDGYSLIVVNLVQEVKYITKYRLYIVTNSQLSVKDQVYIRNLQCN; this comes from the exons ATGGCTAAATTGATTTGTAAGAGACTGGCTTTAGTTCTCCCTGATCTTGTACAGCCAAATCAGGGAGCGTTTGTTAAAGGTCGCTCAATAGCCCATAATATAATGATTTTTCAAGATCTCATCAAAAACTATGGGAGGACTTCTACTTCATCTAGATGTGCTATCAAGATTGATCTAAGTAAGGCCTATGACACAGTAGACTGGGAGTTTCTTGATGACCTGTTAAAAGCTCTAAGATTTCCTATGAAATTCATAGGATGGGTTATGTCATGTGTTCGAAATACATCCTATTCTCTACTGATGAATGGAAGAATTCAAGGCAATTTTAAAGGTGAAAAAGGGCTGAGACAAG ATGATTTGCTTTTATTCTGTAAAGGTTCTATCTCAGCTATAAGAAGTGTCAAGGAGGTTCTTGATGAATTTGTTGCTGCTACTGGGCTTTCAATCAACTCTGGtaaatctcatattttttttGGTGGAGTCACTAGCAATGACAGAACTCGGATTGCCCAAGAAATTAATCTGACTAAAGGTACTTTTCCTCTTAAGTACCTTGGGGTTCCCATGAGGCCTACCAAATGGAGACATGAATATTGTGAG AGAAGCAAGATTCACATCCCCTCTTGGCAGAAGGTTTGCCTCCCGAAAGCCTATGGTGGACTGGGATTCAGAGATGGAGgaagttggaatcgagctgtttTAGCAAAGTATGTATGGGCTATATCTGCTAAACCAGATTTGTTATGGGTTAAATGGATCAATTCCATTTATCTGAAAGGAGTCAATATCTGGAATTATGAATTGAAAGCAGATTGTAGCTGGTACTGGAGGAAGCTCTGCCATCTCAAAGATCGTTTTAACCCTGCTGCTATTCTCTCTGTTGGTGCGCAAGGGAAGTTTCAGTCTTCAAAATTGTATAACATCCTTTTAGACCAGCAAAGGGTTGATTATTATCGGACTGTTTGGAGTAAACTAATCCTTCCTAAACACAGATTTATGCTTTGGCTGGTGGTTAACTCTCAGCTATTAACAAGAGATAATCTCAGTAGGCTGCATGTTCATATAAATACATTGATCTGTCCGGTTTGTGAGAGATATCCTGagagtcattctcatctattttTTGACTGCATTCTCTCTAAAGTGGTGGTTAAAAGTGTCTTTGAATGGCTGGGGTTCGATGCTTGGCCTATTGAATTTAATAGCTGGATGGTGTGGCTGGCTAGAGCTCGGATTGGAGTTTCAGCTGCTATTGTGAATATGGATTTTGCTGCTGTTATATACAGCATCTGGAGAAATAGAAATAGATGTTTTCATGATGGTTATTCTTTGATTGTTGTGAATCTAGTACAGGAAGTTAAATACATAACTAAATATAGGCTTTACATAGTGACCAATAGTCAGCTGTCTGTTAAAGACCAAGTGTATATTCGGAACCTTCAATGTAATTAG